CTACGTCCGCCCCCGCTGCTCAGGAGGCGTCCATGGCGGCCACGGAACGAGACGAGGCGGCGCCGCGTGTGGTGTCCGCGGTGCGGGTTCCCATGCGGGACTTGCTGGCGGCCTGTGCTGCGGCGCAGGTGATCTCGACGCCGCCGCGGGTGCCTGACCGGGAAGCGGTACGGCCGCGGGCGGCGGAGCAGCGTAAGGCGGCTTGAGGTTCTTCGTTTGTCTGCGGGCCGGTGGGGCTTCTCGCGCCGTTCCCCGCGCCCCTAGAGGGGCGCCGTCGCTCAGCGGATTACTACGACCCGTTGGCCGATCGTTGCGAAGTCCCACATTGCGTTGCCGTCCTTGCGGGACTCGCGGATGCCGCCCGTTTTCGCGGTGGGGTCGTTGTCCGGTGTCGAGCCGTCCACTGCCGCGCTGAAGCCGATCGTGACGTTGTCGACGCTGGTGAAGCGGACCACGTGCTCGATGGGGATGCCGTCGGTGCCGGTGACCGAGTTCGAGCGGGACGTGACGGAGTAGGAGCCCGGGACCGGGTCGACCGTGCCCGGGGTGACCTTGAAGGTGCGCTGGACCCTGTCGTCCTTGCGGACCAGCCAGACCCGGTCGTCGTCCACCGAGTACACGACCCGTTCACCCTTGCCGGAGTCGGCGGGCAGGGCGGTGGGGTGTCCGGTGTCGCGGGGCGCCTTCGAGGCGGCGGCCGCGGGCTCACCGCCGCGGTGCGAGGCGCCGAGTGCGACCGGGACGCTCGCCGAGGCCTGGTAGGCCAGGACACCCACCGTGACCAGGGCCGCCGTGGTGAGCCCGGTCACAATCCCGGCGCTGGTGCTTGACACGGTCGTCCACCTCGTTGTCGTACGGCGTGATCCTCGGCGACGTTAGCAGTCGGGGCGCCCGTGAACGGGGCGGCGATACGCGCGGCGCGGGAGCCGTAGGCTGTTTGCGTGCTCTTGCTCGCTCTGGATACCGCCACCCCCGCCGTGACCGTCGCGCTGCATGACGGTACGGACGTCGTCACCTCTTCGAGTCAGGTGGACGCGCGCCGGCACGGCGAGCTGCTGCTGCCGGCCGTCGACCGTGTCCTCGCCGAGGCCGGGCTGAAACTCGACGCCGTCACCGGCATCGTCGTAGGCATCGGGCCCGGCCCCTACACCGGACTGCGCGTCGGACTGATGACCGCCGACACCTTCGGACTCGCGCTCGGCGTCCCCGTGCACGGTGTGTGCACGCTCGACGGGCTCGCCTACGCCGCCGACATCGACGAGGGCCCCTTCGTCGTGGCGACCGACGCGCGGCGCAAGGAGGTCTACTGGGCGCGCTACGCCGACTCCCGTACGCGGCTGACCGACCCGGCCGTCGACCGGCCCGCCGAGATCGCCGAGCAGGTCGCGGGGTTGCCCGCGGTCGGGGCGGGGGCGCTGCTCTACCCGGACACCTTCCCGATCGCGCGTGAGCCGGAGCACGTCTCCGCCGCCGCGCTCGCCGCGCTCGCGGCCGAGAGACTCGCCGCCGGTGCGGAACTCCCCGCCCCGCGGCCGCTGTATCTGCGCCGGCCCGACGCCCAGGTGCCGAAGAACTACAAGGTGGTCACCCCCAAGTGACCGCCGTGCTGCGCGAGATGCGCTGGTGGGACATCGATCCCGTCCTGGTGCTGGAGAAGGACCTCTTTCCCGAGGACGCCTGGTCGCGGGGCATGTTCTGGTCCGAGCTGGCCCATGCGCGCGGGGCTTCGGCGACCCGGCGCTTCGTCGTCGCCGAGGACGGTGGACGGCTCGTCGGGTACGCCGGGATCGCCGCGTCCGGTGACCTCGCCGACGTGCAGACCATCGCCGTCGCCCGCGACCACTGGGGCACCGGACTCGGCGGGCGGCTGCTGACCGAACTCCTGCGCGCGGCCACCGCCTTCGAGTGCGCCGAAGTGATGCTGGAGTGCCGGATCGACAACGTGCGCGCGCAGAAGCTCTACGAGCGGTACGGCTTCGAGGCGATCGGCTTCCGGCGCGGCTACTACCAGCCCGGCAACGTCGACGCCCTGGTCATGCGACTGACCACGGAATCCAAGGGCGGCTCCGCCGCGGGTTCCACCTCCGAACAAGGAACCGAGAACAATGACTGACGAACCTCTCGTCCTCGGCATCGAGACCTCCTGCGACGAGACCGGCGTCGGCATCGTCCGCGGCACCACCCTGCTCGCGGACGCGATCGCCTCCAGCGTCGACGAGCACGCCCGTTTCGGCGGGGTCGTGCCCGAGGTCGCCTCGCGCGCTCACCTGGAGGCGATGGTGCCGACCATCGAGCGCGCGCTGAAGGAAGCCGGCGTCACGGCGAAGGACCTGGACGGCATCGCGGTGACCGCCGGTCCCGGGCTGGCGGGCGCGCTGCTGGTCGGCGTGTCGGCGGCGAAGGCGTACGCCTACGCGCTCGGCAAGCCGCTGTACGGCGTCAACCACCTCGCCTCCCACATCTGCGTGGACCAGCTGGAGCACGGGGCGCTGCCCGAGCCGACGATGGCGCTGCTGGTGTCCGGGGGCCATTCCTCCCTGCTGCTGTCGAGCGACATCACCTCCGATGTGCGGCCCATGGGCGCGACCATCGACGACGCGGCGGGCGAGGCCTTCGACAAGATCGCGCGCGTGCTGAACCTCGGCTTCCCCGGCGGTCCGGTCATCGACCGGTACGCGAAGGAGGGCGACCCGAGCGCGATCGCCTTCCCGCGCGGGCTGACCGGGCCGCGTGACCCGGCGTACGACTTCTCCTTCTCCGGTCTGAAGACCGCCGTGGCCCGCTGGATCGAGGCCAGGCGGGCCGCCGGTGAGGAGGTGCCGGTGCGGGACGTGGCGGCGTCCTTCCAGGAGGCGGTCGTGGACGTGCTGACCCGCAAGGCCGTCCGTGCCTGCAAGGACGAGGGCGTCGACCATCTGATGATCGGCGGCGGTGTCG
Above is a window of Streptomyces sp. NBC_00490 DNA encoding:
- the tsaB gene encoding tRNA (adenosine(37)-N6)-threonylcarbamoyltransferase complex dimerization subunit type 1 TsaB, which gives rise to MLLLALDTATPAVTVALHDGTDVVTSSSQVDARRHGELLLPAVDRVLAEAGLKLDAVTGIVVGIGPGPYTGLRVGLMTADTFGLALGVPVHGVCTLDGLAYAADIDEGPFVVATDARRKEVYWARYADSRTRLTDPAVDRPAEIAEQVAGLPAVGAGALLYPDTFPIAREPEHVSAAALAALAAERLAAGAELPAPRPLYLRRPDAQVPKNYKVVTPK
- the rimI gene encoding ribosomal protein S18-alanine N-acetyltransferase; protein product: MRWWDIDPVLVLEKDLFPEDAWSRGMFWSELAHARGASATRRFVVAEDGGRLVGYAGIAASGDLADVQTIAVARDHWGTGLGGRLLTELLRAATAFECAEVMLECRIDNVRAQKLYERYGFEAIGFRRGYYQPGNVDALVMRLTTESKGGSAAGSTSEQGTENND
- the tsaD gene encoding tRNA (adenosine(37)-N6)-threonylcarbamoyltransferase complex transferase subunit TsaD, whose protein sequence is MTDEPLVLGIETSCDETGVGIVRGTTLLADAIASSVDEHARFGGVVPEVASRAHLEAMVPTIERALKEAGVTAKDLDGIAVTAGPGLAGALLVGVSAAKAYAYALGKPLYGVNHLASHICVDQLEHGALPEPTMALLVSGGHSSLLLSSDITSDVRPMGATIDDAAGEAFDKIARVLNLGFPGGPVIDRYAKEGDPSAIAFPRGLTGPRDPAYDFSFSGLKTAVARWIEARRAAGEEVPVRDVAASFQEAVVDVLTRKAVRACKDEGVDHLMIGGGVAANSRLRVLAQERCEAAGIRLRVPRPKLCTDNGAMVAALGAEMVARNRPASSWDLSADSSLPVTDPHVPGHDHVHEVSKENLYS